A region of Paenibacillus sp. JNUCC-31 DNA encodes the following proteins:
- the cntC gene encoding staphylopine uptake ABC transporter permease subunit CntC yields the protein MRLLRNLSKDKLAMVSLAFIVIIIAAGIFAPWCAPHDPEEVNMKLRYASSSWTYWLGNDHLGRCVLSRLIYGIRPSVLWVLAALMMSVLVGAVVGFIAGYFKGKTDAWIMRICDVMLSFPGYVMTLAVVGILGAGLEHILIAFVVMKWAWFARVIRTSVMQFSEMEYVKFAKASGIGSLSIITKHIVPVTFADIAVIASGSMCSMMLQISGLSFLGLGIQAPHAEWGMMLNEARQVMFSRPELMLAPGIAIVIVVSAFNFLSDALQVALDPQLMTSQGKLRKKEVGEAVYEYSSG from the coding sequence ATGCGATTATTACGAAATTTGAGCAAAGACAAGCTTGCGATGGTATCGCTCGCTTTCATTGTGATCATTATTGCTGCGGGCATATTTGCCCCTTGGTGTGCACCCCATGACCCGGAGGAAGTGAATATGAAGCTTCGATATGCTTCCTCCTCCTGGACCTATTGGCTAGGAAATGATCATTTGGGCAGATGTGTGTTATCCAGACTCATTTATGGCATTCGTCCCAGTGTACTATGGGTGTTGGCTGCCCTGATGATGTCTGTTCTGGTCGGAGCTGTCGTCGGATTTATTGCGGGTTATTTCAAGGGGAAGACAGATGCCTGGATCATGAGAATATGTGATGTGATGCTGTCTTTCCCGGGTTACGTCATGACACTGGCGGTGGTCGGTATTTTAGGTGCGGGACTTGAACATATTCTGATTGCGTTCGTGGTTATGAAATGGGCGTGGTTTGCCCGCGTTATTCGGACATCCGTGATGCAGTTCTCCGAGATGGAGTATGTGAAGTTCGCCAAAGCCTCTGGCATTGGCAGCCTTAGCATTATCACCAAGCATATTGTTCCGGTTACCTTTGCCGATATAGCAGTGATAGCGAGTGGCTCCATGTGTTCGATGATGCTGCAGATCTCGGGGCTTTCCTTTCTGGGTTTGGGAATCCAGGCTCCTCATGCCGAATGGGGGATGATGCTGAATGAGGCAAGGCAAGTCATGTTCTCCAGACCGGAGTTAATGTTGGCACCTGGAATAGCCATTGTCATTGTCGTGTCAGCTTTTAATTTCCTATCGGATGCACTTCAGGTCGCTTTGGACCCCCAATTAATGACTTCCCAAGGCAAGCTTCGTAAAAAAGAGGTGGGAGAGGCCGTTTATGAATATAGTAGTGGTTAA
- the opp1B gene encoding nickel/cobalt ABC transporter permease — MGSYIVKRILLAIPLLFVISLITFVLINLSPLDPAVVVLQAQEVPQITDELIAQTNEALGFDKPFVVQYVNWLIACMQFDFGSSYVSGEPVWSLVGPAFLNTLKLTLVSSVFIIGFSILLGVTCAMREGKAVDKSVRGISFILTAMPSYWLAAILIWTFSVKLDLLPTSGMDSLKSYILPVIVITVSYTGIYFRTVRSSMLSNMNEDYVLYGRASGLSERKVTLHILRNSLQVAVSIFCMAIPIVLGSTVVIENVFAWPGLGRLSVRSILSRDFPIIQAYVLILAVTFVLFNTISDVINAAMNPRLRKDL, encoded by the coding sequence ATGGGAAGTTATATAGTCAAACGGATATTGCTCGCCATACCCTTGCTGTTCGTCATTTCATTGATAACGTTTGTACTCATTAATCTTTCGCCCCTGGACCCCGCTGTAGTTGTGTTACAGGCACAGGAGGTTCCTCAGATTACGGACGAATTAATCGCCCAAACGAATGAAGCTTTAGGATTTGATAAACCCTTCGTCGTCCAGTATGTGAATTGGTTGATCGCCTGTATGCAGTTTGATTTTGGCAGCTCATATGTATCTGGTGAACCGGTGTGGTCCCTGGTAGGTCCGGCTTTCCTGAACACATTAAAGTTAACGCTGGTATCATCAGTGTTCATTATTGGATTCTCCATCTTGTTGGGTGTGACCTGTGCCATGAGAGAAGGGAAAGCCGTAGATAAATCAGTCAGGGGCATCTCGTTTATCCTTACCGCGATGCCATCCTACTGGCTCGCAGCCATCCTGATCTGGACTTTTTCCGTCAAGCTGGACTTGTTGCCTACGAGCGGAATGGACTCATTGAAGAGCTATATTCTGCCAGTGATTGTGATCACGGTAAGTTATACAGGTATTTATTTCAGAACGGTTCGGAGTTCGATGTTAAGCAACATGAATGAGGATTACGTGCTCTACGGAAGGGCAAGCGGCTTAAGTGAGCGGAAGGTGACCCTGCATATTTTGCGAAATTCGCTGCAAGTGGCGGTATCCATATTTTGCATGGCGATCCCTATCGTGCTTGGCAGTACCGTCGTGATTGAAAATGTGTTTGCGTGGCCGGGACTTGGGAGGTTGAGTGTGAGGTCAATCCTCAGCCGGGATTTCCCGATTATTCAGGCGTATGTTCTTATTTTGGCCGTAACCTTTGTGCTGTTTAATACGATTTCTGACGTGATCAATGCGGCGATGAATCCCAGGTTAAGAAAGGATCTCTAA
- the opp1C gene encoding nickel/cobalt ABC transporter permease — MMFWKRLVSDKMAVLCMITITLVVVAGVGAPWFAPHNPTSLDIMNKYAGISLEYPLGTDQLGRCNLSRLLYGIRTTILFAVITTTITIGVGTLLGIISGYFRGKVDEVIMRICDMMLSFPAEVMILAIVSILGPGLLNVVVANIIAKWAWYTRMIRTTVIQYTDKNYIRFAKVSGCGTGHIMRKHVLPGVSGEVAVFATLDTGWVILNISALSFLGLGVQAPTPEWGMMLNDAKNVMITHPTQMLAPGLAILLVVAAFNFLGDSLHAAMNPKSYTQKKGGRLNVFVRSKKSVHH, encoded by the coding sequence ATGATGTTCTGGAAACGCCTGGTGTCCGATAAAATGGCAGTGTTATGCATGATTACGATCACACTTGTGGTCGTCGCTGGCGTGGGAGCACCCTGGTTCGCACCGCATAATCCCACGAGTTTAGACATTATGAACAAATATGCAGGGATCAGTCTTGAATATCCACTGGGTACCGATCAACTCGGCCGCTGCAACCTGTCGCGTCTACTCTACGGTATTCGTACAACGATTCTGTTTGCTGTGATTACAACCACGATTACGATAGGGGTCGGAACCCTGCTGGGTATCATTTCGGGTTATTTTCGTGGCAAGGTGGATGAGGTCATTATGCGAATCTGTGATATGATGCTCTCCTTTCCAGCCGAAGTCATGATTTTGGCGATTGTCAGTATTCTCGGTCCAGGCCTGCTAAATGTCGTCGTTGCTAATATTATCGCCAAATGGGCATGGTACACCCGGATGATTCGTACAACGGTCATTCAATATACAGACAAGAACTATATTCGTTTTGCCAAAGTTTCGGGATGCGGGACGGGCCATATCATGAGAAAACATGTGCTGCCGGGTGTCTCTGGCGAGGTTGCTGTCTTTGCGACATTGGATACGGGCTGGGTCATCCTGAATATATCGGCGTTGTCCTTCCTTGGTTTGGGTGTACAGGCCCCCACGCCGGAGTGGGGCATGATGCTGAATGATGCAAAAAATGTAATGATCACACATCCAACGCAAATGCTTGCGCCTGGATTGGCGATTTTGCTGGTCGTGGCAGCTTTCAACTTTTTGGGAGACAGCCTGCATGCGGCAATGAATCCGAAAAGTTATACGCAAAAGAAGGGAGGCCGGTTGAATGTCTTTGTTAGAAGTAAAAAATCTGTCCATCACTGA
- a CDS encoding nicotianamine synthase family protein has translation METLIDFQTCLSEFSGKFDELAGRYDHTVQHSSELETLINDYSSFITDKENERIWEQLDHQESGSMHQLVLDLRDKSAQCVAIMEKYRALKLRDGEVEIADYFRNIEECIEKEFGSFHVTSESKVLLVGSGSFPMTPLFIAKRTGAKVVGIDIDEEAITLGRQVVETLGAGLNIHLQQTLVQDLAFTKEATHIIFSSTVANKYDLLDQLHALTNEHVVVAMRYGNQLKSLFNYPMRETDTRKWNMVDNILRPDDVFDIALYQKA, from the coding sequence ATGGAGACTTTGATTGATTTTCAAACATGCTTGAGTGAATTTTCCGGGAAATTCGATGAGTTGGCAGGCAGATATGATCATACGGTACAGCATAGCTCAGAACTGGAGACTTTAATCAATGACTATTCCTCGTTTATTACGGACAAGGAGAACGAACGAATCTGGGAACAGCTTGATCATCAGGAATCAGGCAGCATGCATCAGCTTGTCCTTGATCTAAGAGACAAATCTGCCCAATGTGTGGCGATCATGGAGAAATACAGGGCCTTGAAGCTGCGTGACGGAGAAGTAGAAATCGCGGATTATTTCAGAAACATCGAAGAATGTATTGAAAAAGAGTTTGGCAGCTTTCATGTCACTTCGGAATCCAAAGTGCTACTGGTCGGCTCCGGGTCATTTCCGATGACGCCTTTGTTTATCGCCAAGCGAACAGGGGCAAAGGTCGTTGGGATCGATATTGACGAAGAAGCCATTACACTCGGGCGACAGGTTGTGGAGACGCTGGGTGCGGGCTTGAACATTCATTTACAGCAAACATTGGTGCAGGACCTAGCTTTTACGAAAGAAGCCACGCATATCATTTTCAGTTCCACGGTTGCTAATAAATATGATCTGCTGGACCAATTGCATGCATTGACGAATGAGCATGTAGTGGTGGCCATGAGATACGGTAACCAGTTAAAATCGTTGTTCAACTATCCGATGAGAGAGACGGACACCCGCAAGTGGAACATGGTCGACAATATCCTTCGTCCAGATGATGTGTTTGATATTGCACTATACCAAAAAGCATAG
- a CDS encoding ABC transporter ATP-binding protein has protein sequence MSLLEVKNLSITDSRTGLSIVQNLSFALQPNTCLGIVGESGSGKSLSTKAILGLASPWLEISGTALYQGKDLLQQTGEELRKIRGQRICMILQDAMTAFNPLEPIGKQMMETFRENLRIPKKEARQLAADALHRVHILQPEQVLQKYPHQLSGGMLQRVMISIAMMLEPDIIIADEPTTALDSINQRAIVEQFKQLRETMGMSIIFISHDLGVVQYLADDLIVMRDGECVEQGKANDVFSNPQHEFTQFLIETRIKLSEPFQASMEAGVQ, from the coding sequence ATGTCTTTGTTAGAAGTAAAAAATCTGTCCATCACTGACAGCAGGACCGGTCTGTCCATCGTGCAAAATCTAAGCTTTGCATTGCAACCCAATACCTGCCTGGGCATCGTGGGCGAGAGTGGCAGCGGCAAGTCCTTATCCACGAAAGCCATTCTGGGATTGGCCTCGCCCTGGCTTGAAATTAGTGGAACAGCCCTTTATCAGGGAAAAGATCTATTACAGCAAACCGGGGAAGAGCTTCGAAAGATCCGGGGTCAGCGTATTTGCATGATTTTACAGGATGCAATGACGGCGTTTAACCCGCTCGAACCGATTGGGAAACAAATGATGGAGACCTTTCGAGAGAACCTTCGAATCCCCAAAAAAGAAGCCAGACAACTGGCGGCGGATGCCTTGCATCGTGTTCATATTCTTCAGCCTGAGCAGGTGCTGCAAAAGTATCCGCATCAACTATCAGGGGGCATGCTGCAAAGGGTTATGATCTCCATTGCCATGATGCTGGAACCTGACATTATTATCGCAGATGAGCCGACGACCGCACTGGACTCCATTAACCAGCGTGCGATAGTCGAGCAATTCAAGCAACTTCGTGAAACGATGGGCATGTCCATCATCTTCATATCTCATGATTTGGGTGTTGTGCAATATTTGGCAGATGATCTCATCGTCATGCGGGATGGGGAATGCGTCGAACAAGGCAAGGCGAATGACGTATTTTCGAATCCCCAGCATGAATTTACACAGTTTCTGATTGAGACTCGAATCAAGCTGTCCGAGCCTTTTCAGGCTTCTATGGAAGCAGGTGTGCAGTAA
- the cntA gene encoding staphylopine-dependent metal ABC transporter substrate-binding lipoprotein, translating into MKKGSAFRFLLLLVSMITVIAGCSQKEDANTQTESANSEVKTELIYASAKDINDMNPHLYTGSMPAQGMVYESLVENTVDGIKPLLAESWDIAEDGKTYTFHLRQDVKFHDGEPFNAEAVKQNIDAVQANAEKHAWIKLSTKIVSTKVMDEYTFELVLSDPYYPALVELSMTRPYVFISPKDFTNGGTKDGVSGYHGTGPYKLIGHKIDENATFEANEEYWGGAPEIQKITSKVLPAGETTLLALQKGEINFVFTDDRGADSIDVEAMNQLADSGDYQVVRSEAMNTNMIVANSSRVDNPVHETAVREAIWHAIDRETISNDIFNGTQTVADTLFSSNVNYADVELKKREYSPETAKELLEKAGWTLSTAEAVRTKNGQQLAMTLYYDSNSSSQKTQAEWIQHALKGLGIQLEIVGEESTSIANRRATGEYDLLFNQTWGLAYDPQSTISAFTSDSAYKHTTSGIAQADELYKKIDEVMVSTDGASRQSLYADIMKIVHDEAVFIPITNGRVTVVAPQNLDGISFKQTQYELPFEQLNFK; encoded by the coding sequence GTGAAAAAAGGTAGTGCTTTTCGTTTTTTATTATTGCTAGTGTCCATGATTACCGTCATTGCCGGATGCAGCCAAAAAGAGGATGCCAACACCCAAACCGAGTCAGCGAATAGCGAGGTCAAAACTGAACTCATTTATGCATCCGCCAAGGATATTAATGATATGAATCCCCATCTGTACACAGGTTCCATGCCCGCACAAGGGATGGTTTACGAATCTTTGGTTGAGAACACAGTCGATGGAATCAAGCCATTACTTGCGGAATCATGGGATATTGCTGAGGACGGGAAAACGTATACGTTCCATTTGCGACAGGATGTGAAATTCCATGATGGTGAGCCATTTAACGCCGAGGCGGTCAAACAAAATATCGATGCGGTTCAGGCCAATGCCGAAAAACATGCCTGGATCAAGTTGTCCACCAAAATCGTAAGTACAAAAGTCATGGATGAATACACATTTGAACTGGTGCTTTCCGATCCTTATTATCCAGCGCTGGTGGAGCTGTCCATGACCAGACCGTATGTATTTATATCACCCAAGGATTTTACGAATGGTGGCACAAAGGACGGGGTTAGCGGCTATCACGGCACAGGGCCCTACAAGCTTATCGGACATAAAATCGACGAGAATGCGACATTTGAAGCCAATGAAGAATACTGGGGCGGCGCACCTGAGATCCAAAAAATTACGTCCAAGGTTCTGCCAGCAGGAGAAACGACATTACTCGCATTACAGAAGGGCGAAATCAACTTTGTGTTCACCGATGATCGGGGGGCGGACAGCATTGATGTTGAAGCCATGAATCAATTGGCTGATTCGGGTGATTATCAAGTGGTTCGAAGTGAAGCGATGAATACAAATATGATCGTTGCCAATAGCAGCAGAGTGGATAACCCTGTCCACGAAACGGCTGTTCGCGAAGCCATCTGGCATGCGATTGATCGGGAAACGATCAGCAATGATATTTTTAATGGAACCCAAACCGTAGCGGACACCTTATTCTCATCAAACGTCAATTATGCTGATGTCGAGTTAAAGAAGCGGGAGTATAGCCCGGAGACGGCAAAAGAGCTTTTGGAAAAAGCGGGCTGGACCCTATCAACCGCGGAAGCAGTGAGGACAAAGAATGGTCAGCAACTAGCCATGACCTTGTACTATGATAGCAATTCGTCTTCGCAAAAAACACAGGCGGAATGGATTCAGCATGCCTTAAAAGGATTGGGCATTCAATTGGAGATTGTCGGAGAGGAATCCACTTCCATCGCGAACAGAAGGGCAACCGGGGAATATGATCTGTTATTCAACCAAACCTGGGGACTGGCGTACGATCCACAGAGTACCATCTCTGCGTTCACTTCGGATTCCGCCTATAAACATACAACAAGCGGCATAGCCCAGGCGGATGAACTATATAAGAAAATTGATGAAGTCATGGTGTCCACAGATGGGGCTTCCCGCCAATCCCTGTACGCCGACATTATGAAAATCGTGCATGATGAAGCTGTGTTTATTCCGATTACCAATGGACGGGTTACTGTCGTGGCTCCCCAAAATCTGGACGGAATCTCATTCAAACAGACTCAATATGAACTGCCATTTGAGCAATTGAATTTTAAATAG
- a CDS encoding diaminopimelate epimerase, which translates to MKQEIDFIKFNPTQNMTVLVKTDHPAETYPHIAAQIMSYDNVYAEQVGFIGGAIKQEAAAHLEMAGGEFCGNACMALAAYIASENELDSTDFTEIVLEVSGTDQLIRCQVKKQQQNEYFCQVTMPVPQQIEQRTIKYEGMNMDMVIVRYREFIHIVIEVEAFDEAMRKRAQALARLLGLTLGDKLIGILLYKPQSDELAPLIFVPQLDSLIWERGCGSGTASVGAYLAWSRQRKIVRHIKQPGGAIKVMAEWNGAEVEGITIEGSVGIVAQGKAFIDA; encoded by the coding sequence ATGAAACAGGAGATTGATTTTATCAAGTTTAATCCCACTCAAAATATGACGGTCCTGGTGAAAACGGATCATCCAGCTGAGACATATCCACACATCGCTGCCCAAATTATGTCCTATGACAACGTATACGCCGAACAGGTGGGGTTCATTGGGGGAGCGATAAAACAGGAGGCGGCTGCCCATTTGGAAATGGCCGGTGGAGAGTTCTGTGGAAATGCCTGTATGGCCTTGGCTGCGTATATCGCGTCCGAAAACGAGTTGGATTCAACTGATTTTACAGAAATCGTTCTGGAGGTTTCCGGGACAGATCAATTAATCAGGTGTCAGGTGAAGAAGCAGCAACAGAATGAATATTTCTGTCAGGTCACGATGCCAGTTCCTCAGCAGATCGAGCAGCGGACCATCAAGTATGAGGGAATGAACATGGATATGGTGATTGTGCGGTATCGGGAGTTCATCCATATCGTCATCGAAGTGGAGGCGTTTGATGAAGCAATGAGAAAGAGGGCACAAGCCCTGGCGCGATTACTGGGCTTAACTTTGGGGGATAAGCTGATTGGCATTTTATTATACAAACCTCAATCGGATGAACTGGCACCGCTTATCTTTGTCCCGCAGCTGGATAGTCTGATCTGGGAAAGGGGGTGCGGTTCGGGTACAGCCTCTGTGGGAGCCTATCTGGCTTGGAGCAGGCAAAGGAAGATCGTTCGGCATATCAAGCAGCCTGGTGGTGCGATTAAAGTAATGGCGGAGTGGAATGGGGCAGAGGTTGAAGGAATTACGATCGAAGGATCTGTTGGAATCGTGGCCCAGGGCAAAGCCTTTATAGATGCATGA
- the opp1B gene encoding nickel/cobalt ABC transporter permease: MGRYVIKRILAIIPVLIGISFLAFILIHLRTSDPAEVALRVNQVTPTPEMVDAMRETLGLDKPFLTRYVEWIGNSIQGDFGISYVNQQSVGEQIARALPATLKLSAVALIIILTISILIGVLSAIYENRLVDRLMRALVFIGTAMPSFWIGILLMWLFAVKLNWFPTSGMEQASSVILPAVTLSLVFISTYVRLIRNNMVQNKTENYVLYARVRGLKERTIIWKVFRNSLQLSITALGMSIPKLIAGTVIVENIYAWPGIGRLCVTAIFNSDFPIIQAYILIMGVMFVVCNLLVDLLNSALDPRIRREG, from the coding sequence TTGGGCAGGTACGTCATAAAACGAATATTAGCCATTATTCCCGTGCTGATCGGTATTTCATTTCTAGCATTTATTCTGATTCATTTGCGTACCAGTGACCCGGCTGAAGTGGCCTTGCGCGTGAATCAGGTTACACCAACGCCGGAGATGGTCGATGCCATGAGGGAAACACTGGGATTGGACAAGCCGTTTCTAACCCGTTACGTGGAATGGATTGGTAACAGCATTCAGGGCGATTTCGGTATTAGTTATGTCAATCAACAATCGGTTGGAGAACAGATAGCACGAGCACTTCCAGCTACCTTAAAACTGTCAGCGGTCGCCCTCATTATCATCCTGACGATAAGTATTCTGATCGGTGTGCTCAGCGCGATATATGAAAATAGGTTAGTGGATCGTTTGATGCGTGCATTGGTCTTTATTGGCACAGCCATGCCGAGCTTCTGGATTGGCATTCTGCTGATGTGGTTATTTGCCGTCAAGCTGAATTGGTTCCCCACGAGTGGCATGGAACAGGCAAGTTCAGTCATCCTGCCGGCAGTCACGCTGTCCCTGGTATTCATCTCTACCTACGTCAGGCTGATTCGCAACAATATGGTGCAAAACAAAACCGAAAACTACGTGTTGTACGCTCGTGTCAGAGGATTGAAGGAACGGACGATTATCTGGAAAGTGTTCCGTAACTCCCTTCAATTATCGATTACGGCGCTGGGCATGTCGATCCCGAAGTTAATCGCGGGTACGGTCATTGTGGAAAATATTTATGCATGGCCAGGCATTGGGCGTTTGTGCGTCACCGCGATTTTCAATTCGGATTTTCCAATTATCCAAGCCTATATTCTGATTATGGGTGTCATGTTTGTCGTCTGTAATCTACTCGTGGATCTTCTGAATTCAGCTCTGGATCCCCGGATCAGAAGGGAGGGGTAA
- a CDS encoding opine metallophore biosynthesis dehydrogenase, translating to MSGFQKILLLGTGPVSIQLAVMLKKQLHCRVGVVGRESVRSESFFEAIRQSDGFIGASIQNEKHRPLAGECFIDQVFKGYETIEGEWDTLIFAVTTDAYIDVLKQMNEHFIKQVKCIILVSPTFGSNMLVSQYVRQLHADTEVVSFSTYLGDTRWMLDQPSNHVLTTGVKKKVYIGSTSTPSEHVDRLCRMSEQLGIALEVMPSPIEAETRNISLYVHPPLFMNDFSLDAIFGVSDIRKYVYKIYPEGPVTQYLVRDMRTQWNEIMTITDRLRIKGVNLLQFMTDDNYPVRLESLSRQDIENFNQLQDLHQEYLLYIRYTSLLIDPFSEPNPEGKYFDFSAVPFRKMFINQDGYLDIPRMPKEDYYRIKIIQGIARHLEVHCPTIDMFIANYEAKLQEVARAHPDQNLSAAFVIQSFNEDIRMICTGLANSKV from the coding sequence ATGAGCGGATTTCAGAAAATCTTGTTACTTGGTACAGGTCCTGTATCCATTCAATTGGCAGTAATGCTCAAAAAACAACTTCATTGCCGCGTGGGCGTAGTGGGAAGGGAATCGGTGCGTTCAGAATCTTTTTTTGAGGCCATTCGGCAAAGTGACGGATTCATTGGAGCAAGTATTCAAAATGAAAAGCATCGGCCGTTGGCGGGTGAATGCTTCATCGACCAGGTGTTTAAGGGATATGAGACCATTGAAGGGGAATGGGATACGCTTATTTTCGCTGTAACAACCGATGCTTACATCGACGTATTGAAACAAATGAATGAACACTTCATCAAACAAGTGAAATGCATCATTTTGGTCTCTCCAACCTTTGGCTCCAACATGCTGGTAAGCCAATATGTGAGACAGCTACATGCAGATACGGAAGTTGTCAGCTTCTCTACCTATTTGGGGGACACCCGATGGATGCTCGATCAACCGTCCAACCATGTCCTTACAACAGGAGTCAAGAAAAAGGTCTATATTGGCTCCACTTCAACTCCTTCGGAACATGTAGACAGACTGTGCAGGATGTCCGAGCAACTGGGCATTGCACTGGAAGTTATGCCTTCTCCAATTGAGGCGGAAACGAGAAATATTTCTTTATATGTTCACCCGCCTTTGTTCATGAATGACTTTTCATTGGATGCGATCTTCGGAGTGTCAGACATTCGGAAATATGTATACAAAATCTATCCCGAAGGTCCGGTAACCCAATATTTAGTTCGGGATATGCGGACACAGTGGAACGAAATTATGACGATTACGGATCGGCTCCGTATCAAGGGTGTCAATCTGCTGCAATTCATGACGGATGACAATTATCCGGTGCGATTGGAGAGTTTATCACGCCAGGATATCGAAAATTTTAATCAGTTGCAGGACCTTCATCAAGAGTATTTATTATACATACGATACACCTCGCTATTGATTGATCCCTTTTCGGAACCGAATCCGGAGGGTAAGTATTTTGACTTTTCGGCTGTTCCCTTCAGGAAGATGTTCATCAATCAGGATGGATATTTGGACATTCCCAGAATGCCGAAGGAGGATTATTACCGCATCAAAATCATTCAGGGCATTGCGAGGCATTTGGAGGTTCATTGTCCAACCATCGATATGTTTATTGCCAATTATGAGGCGAAGCTTCAAGAAGTCGCTCGTGCTCACCCGGATCAGAATCTATCGGCTGCCTTTGTCATTCAATCCTTCAATGAGGACATCCGAATGATCTGCACAGGGCTGGCGAACAGCAAGGTTTAA
- a CDS encoding ABC transporter ATP-binding protein gives MLVEVNHLSKSYAKSGGFFRKEKTEILKDIHFDIREGECLGLIGESGSGKSTLSRLVLGLEKPSQGEVRIEGMVVSQWMKKNKGKISVVFQDYTSSVNGKFIVRDIIAEPLVALGDIVDLDDRVNDLLAKVGLPHAVMHKYAHELSGGQLQRVCIARAISTRPKFLVLDEALSSLDVSVQAQILELLRTLQHELNMTYLFVAHDLQAVANLCDRVLFLYRGTIVEELERNRLSDAKNDYAKALLASVMPFKSC, from the coding sequence ATGCTGGTCGAAGTGAATCATCTGTCCAAAAGCTACGCCAAATCGGGTGGTTTCTTTCGGAAAGAGAAAACGGAAATTTTGAAAGACATCCATTTCGACATCCGTGAAGGTGAATGCCTGGGTCTGATTGGTGAGAGTGGAAGTGGGAAAAGCACGCTAAGCCGCCTGGTTCTAGGACTGGAGAAACCTTCACAAGGTGAAGTGCGGATTGAGGGGATGGTTGTTTCCCAATGGATGAAGAAGAATAAAGGGAAAATAAGCGTTGTTTTTCAGGATTATACGTCTTCGGTCAATGGCAAATTCATCGTGCGTGATATCATAGCTGAACCATTGGTTGCACTGGGTGATATTGTGGATCTGGATGACCGGGTCAATGACCTGCTGGCGAAGGTGGGGCTTCCTCATGCGGTGATGCACAAGTATGCTCATGAACTGAGTGGGGGACAACTACAACGGGTATGCATTGCACGTGCCATCTCAACCCGTCCGAAATTTCTGGTGTTGGACGAAGCACTCAGTTCTTTGGATGTCTCCGTCCAGGCGCAAATTCTGGAGTTGCTGCGCACGTTGCAGCATGAACTGAACATGACCTATCTCTTTGTTGCACATGATCTTCAGGCTGTGGCGAATCTGTGTGACCGGGTACTTTTTCTCTATCGAGGAACGATCGTGGAGGAGCTTGAACGGAATCGTCTCTCGGATGCGAAGAATGATTATGCAAAAGCATTGCTGGCGTCCGTTATGCCTTTTAAAAGTTGCTGA